The proteins below come from a single Acidimicrobiia bacterium genomic window:
- a CDS encoding class I fructose-bisphosphate aldolase, translated as MDLRSLLGDQADSLLSHQPAISKDRLHLPGPDFIERVLVDSNRNARTLGNLQRLFDAGRLGGTGYVSILPVDQGIEHSGAASFAPNPDYFDPSNIVELAIEGGCNAVASTFGVLAATSRRYAHRIPYIVKLNHNELLTYPATYDQIMFGSPDEAWNLGAAGVGATIYFGSLEADRQIVEVAEAFERAHELGMFTVLWCYLRNSDFTVDGTNHEASADLTGQANHLGVTIQADIIKQKQPESNNGYGAVGFGRTHAAVYDKLTTDHPIDLTRWQVVNNYMGRQGLINSGGASSGAGDLAQAVTTAVINKRAGGTGLISGRKAFQRSRAEGIELLNAIQDVYLSDDITVA; from the coding sequence ATGGATCTCCGGTCACTACTCGGCGACCAAGCCGACTCGCTACTTTCCCATCAACCCGCGATCTCGAAAGATCGGCTGCACCTCCCCGGTCCCGACTTCATCGAGCGCGTCCTTGTCGATTCAAATCGCAACGCAAGGACCCTCGGCAATCTCCAGCGGTTGTTCGACGCGGGCCGCCTCGGTGGAACCGGCTATGTGTCGATTCTCCCTGTCGACCAGGGCATCGAACACTCGGGTGCCGCGAGCTTCGCACCGAACCCCGACTACTTCGATCCCTCCAACATCGTCGAACTCGCCATCGAAGGGGGCTGCAACGCGGTCGCGTCGACCTTCGGTGTGCTTGCGGCGACTTCACGCCGGTACGCACACCGTATTCCGTACATCGTCAAGCTCAACCACAACGAGTTGCTGACCTATCCCGCCACTTACGACCAGATCATGTTCGGGTCACCCGACGAGGCCTGGAATCTCGGCGCAGCCGGCGTTGGGGCGACGATCTACTTCGGATCCCTCGAGGCGGATCGCCAGATCGTCGAGGTCGCCGAAGCCTTCGAACGAGCCCACGAGCTCGGCATGTTCACCGTCTTGTGGTGCTACCTGCGCAACTCGGACTTCACCGTCGATGGAACCAACCACGAAGCATCGGCCGACCTGACCGGTCAGGCGAATCACCTCGGTGTGACGATTCAGGCCGACATCATCAAGCAGAAGCAACCCGAGTCGAACAACGGTTACGGCGCGGTCGGGTTCGGTCGCACCCATGCCGCCGTCTACGACAAGCTGACGACGGACCATCCGATCGACCTGACACGATGGCAGGTCGTCAACAACTACATGGGACGCCAGGGTCTCATCAACTCGGGTGGGGCGTCGTCGGGTGCCGGTGATCTTGCACAGGCCGTGACGACTGCGGTGATCAACAAGCGAGCCGGGGGAACGGGCCTCATCTCCGGCAGGAAGGCCTTTCAGCGCTCGAGGGCCGAGGGCATCGAGTTGCTCAACGCGATCCAAGATGTGTACCTGTCCGATGACATCACGGTTGCGTGA
- a CDS encoding DivIVA domain-containing protein — protein sequence MSIIGKDVPDELERREFTLVRKGYDRDEVREYLRKVDAQYRDLSLRAQDASVRLEQAEYELAKLKEEQNQSVDAAIVAVLDAKDRILERARKQATEIEEEARQNALVIGAPTGETEEILATARSQAADIVKAAEEKAAEIARVEAADMEQLKLVTAERDRLAKQVEELQSAAGAPSGDEVFAIAAAEIKAKEIIASAEAAAASISDRLNRELVEATAATARAEEEAQRRIDQADAEVKRRLEQADAEAQHRIDQADQQAKGTIDKAEEQAQELVQLADDATGARREELVAEAAAASEAMLEEARAEAETIKSEAETLLKNAEAAAEARSAEIVLREAELEQLAAMAAKAEEDAAEALASAREGAEALREEAQEFRDEAARKRDEAEALLAEAKERASAADAEAHEQHDELKAAIAALEATIEERKEQADAVAAAVASVQDDLAAAEERKAAEHEAQEAARSTAEADLEEIKQEIATLRESMNAEAEALQAKLEEERAEVAAIAEAKEAAGAELAEAQERVDKMIAEATERAEQIVAEAGAAQGDGESDEAGIASAAATVISEAEAAAEELIEAARVEAERMREDAAAVLRDATSERDAIAIQESDEFEIRVAELDRREAAVVRRERAVSDREHAADHPAPALYALPGTGSDGPSSQDTNGDSIEAIRREALAALEASRAGGGHSSSTVESETSEKVAIDYSPSVPKPNSGEGVDDEDLVQPEVIESRYRRNSAKLPRIGIDASTASSSIAKLRRQMSTEE from the coding sequence GTGTCGATCATCGGAAAAGATGTACCGGACGAACTCGAACGGCGTGAGTTCACCCTTGTGCGGAAGGGCTACGACCGAGACGAGGTGCGAGAGTACCTCCGCAAAGTCGACGCCCAGTACCGCGACCTGTCGCTGCGTGCCCAGGACGCAAGCGTGCGCCTCGAACAGGCCGAGTACGAGCTTGCGAAGCTCAAGGAAGAACAGAACCAGTCCGTCGACGCTGCGATCGTCGCCGTGCTCGACGCGAAGGACCGGATCCTCGAGCGTGCGCGCAAGCAGGCGACCGAGATCGAAGAAGAGGCGCGTCAGAACGCCCTCGTGATCGGCGCACCGACCGGCGAGACCGAAGAGATCCTTGCGACGGCGAGGTCACAGGCGGCAGACATCGTCAAGGCCGCTGAGGAGAAGGCGGCAGAGATTGCCCGTGTCGAAGCTGCCGACATGGAGCAGCTCAAGCTCGTCACGGCAGAGCGGGACCGGCTCGCGAAGCAGGTCGAAGAGCTTCAGTCCGCGGCGGGAGCACCTTCAGGTGACGAGGTGTTTGCCATCGCAGCCGCCGAAATCAAAGCGAAGGAGATCATCGCGTCGGCCGAGGCGGCCGCGGCATCCATCAGCGACCGACTGAACCGGGAGCTCGTCGAGGCGACCGCGGCCACGGCTCGTGCCGAGGAAGAGGCGCAACGCAGGATCGACCAAGCCGACGCAGAGGTGAAACGGCGGCTTGAACAAGCCGACGCGGAGGCTCAACACCGGATCGACCAGGCCGACCAGCAAGCCAAAGGCACGATCGACAAAGCCGAGGAGCAGGCGCAGGAACTCGTTCAGCTTGCCGACGACGCAACCGGGGCGCGGCGCGAAGAGCTCGTCGCGGAGGCTGCGGCGGCAAGTGAGGCGATGCTCGAAGAAGCCCGCGCCGAGGCCGAGACGATCAAGTCGGAGGCCGAAACGCTGCTCAAGAACGCTGAAGCTGCTGCCGAGGCGCGCAGCGCTGAGATCGTGCTGCGCGAAGCCGAGCTCGAGCAACTTGCCGCGATGGCTGCCAAAGCTGAGGAAGACGCCGCCGAGGCGCTCGCGTCCGCCCGTGAAGGCGCAGAGGCGCTCAGGGAGGAAGCACAGGAGTTCCGTGACGAGGCGGCCCGAAAGCGTGACGAGGCAGAGGCTCTACTCGCCGAAGCCAAGGAACGGGCCTCTGCTGCCGACGCCGAAGCCCACGAGCAGCACGATGAGCTCAAAGCTGCGATCGCCGCGCTCGAGGCGACCATCGAAGAGCGGAAGGAACAGGCGGACGCCGTCGCAGCTGCCGTCGCATCGGTTCAAGACGATCTCGCTGCCGCTGAGGAGCGCAAGGCCGCCGAACACGAAGCACAGGAGGCCGCACGGTCCACCGCTGAGGCCGACCTTGAGGAGATCAAGCAGGAGATCGCCACGCTCAGAGAGTCGATGAACGCCGAGGCCGAGGCATTGCAGGCGAAACTTGAGGAAGAACGCGCCGAAGTTGCTGCCATCGCCGAAGCCAAAGAGGCGGCAGGTGCCGAGCTCGCGGAGGCACAGGAGCGCGTGGACAAGATGATCGCCGAAGCGACGGAGCGCGCGGAACAGATCGTCGCGGAGGCGGGTGCCGCGCAGGGAGACGGGGAAAGTGACGAGGCAGGCATCGCATCGGCGGCAGCGACCGTGATCAGCGAGGCCGAGGCAGCGGCAGAGGAGCTCATCGAGGCGGCCCGGGTGGAGGCTGAACGGATGCGCGAGGATGCCGCAGCGGTGCTCCGCGACGCGACATCCGAACGCGACGCTATTGCGATCCAAGAATCGGACGAATTCGAGATCCGGGTTGCCGAGCTCGACCGGCGGGAGGCCGCGGTGGTTCGCCGCGAACGAGCCGTGTCCGATCGGGAACACGCTGCCGACCATCCTGCGCCCGCCTTGTACGCACTTCCCGGAACGGGATCCGACGGACCGTCCTCGCAAGACACGAACGGTGACAGCATCGAGGCGATCCGCCGTGAGGCGCTTGCCGCCCTCGAAGCAAGCCGCGCGGGAGGCGGGCATAGCTCGTCCACCGTCGAGAGCGAAACGAGCGAGAAGGTCGCTATTGACTACTCGCCGTCGGTGCCGAAGCCGAATTCGGGCGAAGGTGTCGACGACGAGGACCTCGTCCAGCCGGAGGTCATCGAGAGCCGGTACCGTCGGAACTCGGCGAAGCTTCCGCGTATCGGGATCGATGCGAGTACGGCGTCGAGTTCGATCGCGAAACTCCGTCGCCAGATGTCAACGGAGGAGTGA
- a CDS encoding phospho-sugar mutase yields the protein MNDLEHAAEQWIAGDPDPQTRAELAAIVASHDLPTLVDRMAGTLRFGTAGIRGAVEAGPNRMNRAVVIRTTAGLAAHLAATVPPGDRLVVVGRDARPSSSAFMEDTIGVLVAAGFMVRYFADPTPTPLVAYAGLTAGACASIVITASHNPPADNGYKVYASNGIQIIAPTDTQIAEQIEQIGPANGVPRAADPFGHPEATAIGPELFDGYLHNVATTLPGLTGDRTLSIVYTPLHGVGGKFVTEALRSFGFKQVTPVARQFAPDGTFPTVAFPNPEEPGTLDLAHDLASAIDADLVIANDPDTDRLGVSVPDPGGVWRPLTGNQIGCLLAEFLLSHHPDPSRATVVNSVVSSPLLGKVAEAHGATWARSLTGFKWIWNAALDLQRDDVGVLALGYEEALGYSVGTTVRDKDGISAALAFALMAAVARSEGKTVLDLVGDLFRAYGISVSDQVSLRTEGVDGVQRIAAAMDGLRTDPPRTLGGRRITAITDFLEHADERPRYLGATNLIEFGLEPSGRILARPSGTEPKLKIYIDLDTPFPACGDWMGAAAVLAKEATDTANDLADRMRATIES from the coding sequence ATGAACGACCTCGAGCACGCCGCCGAGCAGTGGATTGCTGGCGATCCCGACCCGCAGACACGGGCCGAGCTCGCGGCGATCGTCGCGAGCCATGACCTTCCGACCCTCGTCGATCGCATGGCTGGCACCCTTCGTTTCGGTACGGCCGGCATACGCGGGGCGGTCGAAGCGGGCCCGAATCGGATGAATCGCGCGGTGGTGATCCGCACGACGGCCGGCCTCGCCGCACATCTCGCGGCCACCGTCCCCCCCGGCGACCGACTCGTCGTCGTCGGAAGGGATGCGCGCCCCTCATCGTCGGCGTTCATGGAGGACACGATTGGCGTGCTCGTCGCTGCCGGATTCATGGTGAGATACTTCGCGGATCCGACGCCGACTCCGCTCGTCGCCTATGCAGGCCTCACGGCCGGGGCATGTGCTTCGATCGTCATCACGGCCAGCCACAACCCGCCCGCCGACAATGGCTACAAGGTGTACGCAAGCAACGGCATCCAGATCATCGCCCCGACGGATACACAGATCGCCGAACAGATCGAGCAGATCGGACCAGCCAACGGTGTCCCGCGTGCCGCTGATCCCTTCGGTCACCCCGAGGCAACCGCGATCGGACCGGAGCTCTTTGACGGCTACCTCCACAATGTTGCAACGACCCTGCCGGGTCTCACGGGTGACCGCACGCTGTCGATCGTGTACACGCCGCTCCACGGCGTTGGAGGCAAGTTCGTGACCGAGGCACTGAGGAGCTTCGGCTTCAAGCAGGTCACCCCCGTGGCACGCCAGTTTGCTCCGGACGGGACCTTTCCGACCGTGGCGTTCCCCAATCCGGAGGAACCGGGAACCCTGGACCTCGCTCACGACCTCGCTTCCGCCATCGACGCAGACCTCGTCATCGCGAACGACCCTGACACCGACAGGCTCGGAGTGTCGGTACCCGATCCCGGAGGGGTCTGGCGGCCCTTGACAGGCAACCAGATCGGTTGTCTTCTCGCCGAATTCCTCCTGTCGCACCATCCTGACCCGTCGCGGGCAACGGTGGTCAACTCCGTGGTGTCGTCGCCGCTCCTCGGCAAGGTTGCCGAGGCCCACGGAGCGACCTGGGCCCGAAGCCTGACAGGATTCAAGTGGATCTGGAATGCCGCACTCGATCTCCAACGGGACGATGTCGGTGTTCTCGCGCTCGGCTACGAGGAGGCACTCGGCTACTCCGTCGGAACCACCGTTCGGGACAAGGACGGCATCTCGGCAGCGCTCGCGTTCGCCCTGATGGCCGCGGTCGCCCGCTCCGAAGGCAAGACGGTGCTGGATCTCGTTGGCGACCTTTTCCGCGCATACGGGATCAGCGTGTCGGATCAGGTTTCCCTGCGAACAGAGGGCGTCGACGGCGTTCAACGCATTGCGGCGGCCATGGATGGCCTGCGCACCGACCCCCCGCGAACGCTTGGCGGTCGCAGAATCACCGCCATAACGGACTTCCTCGAACACGCCGACGAACGCCCCCGCTACCTTGGCGCCACGAACCTCATCGAGTTCGGCCTCGAACCGTCCGGAAGGATCCTCGCCCGCCCGAGCGGCACCGAGCCGAAGCTGAAGATCTACATCGACCTCGACACGCCGTTCCCCGCCTGCGGCGACTGGATGGGCGCAGCAGCGGTGCTTGCGAAAGAGGCGACGGACACCGCCAACGATCTCGCAGACCGGATGAGAGCAACGATCGAATCGTGA
- a CDS encoding phosphoenolpyruvate carboxykinase (ATP): MDSQLPPAASVAVNPTQQEMRAWVEEYMSNITVTEFDNINYKADVKARLAGSTFFITEVENHKNRMGRAEYNEWAAKQDAYIAAKDMILIEGYIGPDPAFRTGSRLYMEKTQANIPAMQQQLFFPKDDAWSPEFTVIYTPGLMAPGKPDDRLILVDHDNYVTRVIGSDYFGESKMGGLRMWNHLVYERGGLALHSGLKVFPDVDGEEKVALMLGLSGTGKTTTTFRQQLGSLPVQDDFNALFAGGVVYASENGCFAKTFGLDPHDEPTIYGGTTRPDAWLENTWVSPEGKVDFFNDSDTRNGRSTFPLANIRHRDPRGLPTADYILMLNRNQTIVPAIAKLKREQAAAYFMLGETIGTSAGGKAEAGRSLRVPGTNPFFFDNDALMGNRFLELLDTMPDLEVYVLNTGRVGGPEGDERSKKVKIRHSSAVIEGFVSGSISWVEDPDFGYLVAEDLPGFDDPDLLQPRLMYQRQGRRDEYTDLVERLKAERVAYMQTFPGLDPSIVAAV; encoded by the coding sequence GTGGATTCCCAGCTTCCCCCTGCAGCGTCGGTTGCAGTGAACCCAACCCAGCAGGAGATGCGGGCATGGGTCGAGGAATACATGTCGAACATCACGGTCACGGAGTTCGACAACATCAACTACAAGGCAGATGTCAAAGCGCGCCTCGCGGGCTCGACCTTCTTCATCACCGAGGTCGAGAACCACAAGAACCGTATGGGCCGCGCCGAGTACAACGAGTGGGCGGCCAAGCAGGACGCATACATCGCCGCCAAGGACATGATTCTCATCGAGGGCTACATCGGGCCCGATCCCGCGTTCAGGACGGGTTCGAGGCTGTACATGGAGAAGACTCAGGCCAACATCCCTGCCATGCAGCAGCAGCTGTTCTTCCCGAAGGACGATGCATGGAGCCCGGAGTTCACCGTCATCTACACGCCCGGCCTCATGGCGCCTGGCAAGCCGGATGACCGGTTGATCCTCGTCGATCACGACAACTATGTGACGCGGGTGATCGGTTCCGACTATTTCGGTGAGTCCAAGATGGGCGGGCTACGCATGTGGAATCACCTCGTGTACGAGCGGGGTGGTCTCGCCCTGCACTCCGGTCTGAAGGTCTTCCCTGATGTCGACGGCGAGGAGAAGGTCGCGTTGATGCTCGGCCTGTCGGGGACTGGCAAGACGACGACAACCTTCCGACAGCAGCTCGGATCCCTCCCTGTTCAGGACGACTTCAACGCGTTGTTCGCCGGAGGCGTGGTCTACGCATCCGAGAACGGCTGCTTCGCGAAGACCTTCGGGCTCGACCCGCACGACGAGCCAACCATCTACGGGGGCACGACCCGGCCCGACGCGTGGCTTGAGAACACATGGGTGTCTCCCGAAGGGAAGGTCGATTTCTTCAACGATTCGGATACCCGTAACGGGAGGTCGACCTTCCCGCTCGCGAACATTCGCCACCGTGATCCTCGGGGTCTTCCCACAGCCGACTACATCCTGATGCTCAACCGCAATCAGACGATCGTGCCTGCGATCGCCAAGCTCAAGCGCGAACAGGCGGCGGCCTACTTCATGCTCGGGGAAACCATCGGAACGAGTGCGGGTGGCAAGGCCGAGGCTGGCAGGAGTCTGCGGGTACCGGGCACGAACCCGTTCTTCTTCGACAACGATGCGCTGATGGGGAACCGCTTCCTCGAGTTGCTCGACACCATGCCCGACCTCGAGGTCTATGTCCTGAACACGGGTCGGGTCGGCGGCCCCGAAGGTGACGAGCGCTCCAAGAAGGTGAAGATCAGGCACTCGAGTGCTGTCATCGAAGGGTTCGTCTCGGGGTCGATTTCGTGGGTCGAGGACCCCGACTTCGGCTACCTCGTGGCCGAGGACCTTCCCGGATTCGACGATCCCGACCTGCTCCAGCCGAGGCTCATGTATCAGCGGCAGGGTCGCAGGGACGAATACACCGACCTTGTGGAGAGGCTCAAGGCCGAGCGCGTGGCGTACATGCAGACCTTCCCTGGTCTCGACCCCTCGATCGTGGCTGCTGTCTGA
- a CDS encoding aminopeptidase P N-terminal domain-containing protein, producing the protein MDQSRYRARRAEFLDKLGDAVAVVPAGKEQVRNDDVTHEFRQSSDFFFLTGFPEPDAVAVFDPRSDTEAYTLFVRPRDEVMEAWNGLRVGVDGAVERYGADAAYPVEELEEWLRTRLVGADAIAYALGNAAYDSTIIKALNTGFAHSDRIGTASPSGIVDPRPILSEMRLIKSPPEIDALKEACGISAIAHTEAMRFAAPGRTERQVAAVIAFVAASMDSERLGYPSIVAGGDNACILHYVDNDKPLRDGELLLIDAGAEFRHFTADITRTFPINGTFTAAQRALYDLVLATHKAIIAMVKPGLVYADMHTTATRLLSDGLVDLGLLPGTGDEALAKGWYRQFFFHGTGHWLGSDVHDAGAYRRERASRALESGMAFTVEPGLYVARNKTRISLGQAPYDPDEVTELTLRLGISAAKAELDQRNSDAGTVDFEVPAEFLGIGVRIEDDILVIPDGAENMTAMVPVDPDAVEAVCAEPSTVPVFAPDAKGALE; encoded by the coding sequence ATGGATCAGTCTCGGTATCGGGCGCGGCGCGCCGAGTTCCTCGACAAGCTCGGGGATGCGGTCGCCGTCGTTCCTGCGGGGAAGGAGCAGGTCCGCAACGACGATGTCACCCACGAGTTTCGCCAGTCGTCCGATTTCTTCTTCCTCACCGGGTTTCCCGAGCCCGACGCAGTCGCCGTCTTCGATCCACGCAGCGACACCGAGGCGTACACCTTGTTCGTACGCCCGCGCGACGAGGTCATGGAGGCATGGAACGGTCTTCGGGTAGGTGTGGATGGAGCGGTCGAGCGCTACGGGGCTGATGCGGCGTATCCCGTCGAGGAACTCGAGGAGTGGCTCCGCACGCGCCTGGTCGGAGCCGATGCAATCGCCTACGCCCTCGGCAATGCAGCGTATGACTCCACCATCATCAAGGCCCTGAACACCGGTTTCGCACACTCGGATCGGATCGGAACGGCAAGTCCGTCCGGCATTGTCGATCCCCGTCCGATCCTGTCCGAGATGCGGCTCATCAAGTCCCCGCCCGAGATCGACGCGCTCAAGGAGGCCTGCGGTATCAGTGCCATCGCCCACACCGAGGCGATGCGGTTCGCCGCTCCCGGGCGTACCGAGCGGCAGGTTGCCGCCGTGATCGCTTTTGTCGCCGCATCGATGGACAGCGAGCGGCTCGGTTACCCATCGATCGTCGCGGGTGGCGACAACGCGTGCATCTTGCATTATGTCGACAACGACAAGCCACTCCGCGACGGCGAGCTCCTCCTCATCGACGCTGGCGCCGAATTCCGGCACTTCACTGCTGACATCACTCGGACCTTCCCGATCAACGGCACATTCACCGCCGCCCAACGCGCCCTCTACGACCTCGTGTTGGCCACCCACAAGGCGATCATCGCAATGGTGAAGCCGGGGCTCGTATACGCCGACATGCATACGACCGCGACACGGCTGCTCTCCGACGGCCTCGTCGATCTCGGCCTCCTGCCCGGTACCGGCGACGAGGCGCTCGCGAAGGGCTGGTATCGGCAGTTCTTCTTCCACGGCACCGGCCATTGGCTCGGATCCGATGTCCACGATGCTGGCGCGTACCGACGCGAACGCGCCTCGCGAGCACTCGAGTCCGGCATGGCGTTCACCGTCGAACCCGGTTTGTATGTCGCACGAAACAAGACTCGCATCTCGCTCGGACAGGCGCCATACGATCCCGACGAAGTGACCGAACTGACGCTCCGGCTCGGGATCTCCGCGGCGAAGGCTGAGCTCGACCAACGGAACAGCGACGCCGGAACAGTCGACTTCGAAGTTCCCGCAGAGTTCCTCGGCATCGGTGTACGGATCGAGGACGACATCCTCGTCATACCGGACGGAGCCGAGAACATGACGGCCATGGTGCCGGTCGACCCGGACGCCGTCGAAGCCGTGTGCGCCGAGCCTTCGACAGTCCCGGTGTTCGCTCCCGACGCGAAGGGGGCCCTGGAATAG
- a CDS encoding cation:proton antiporter, whose amino-acid sequence MFSERADVDRANRAVDAAKAGRDAEEVPNIHSSRAFDDAGVPRVRSFRRDGGTTKGSMMLVGSVEATLLVLLLIIVFGPIVAQRFRVPGIIGLIAGGVIAGPFVLGWLRNFGLVAELGAIGILYLMFLAGLGFSIRGFVTNRNNAIVYGLLGFVIPFSLSMWVVLTWFDISVLGAALIGAMWASNTLVAYPDVKAAGLQNNRAVSAAVSAGVVADLLSLTVLALVTSTAVIEVDIDGGLGIEPTVGDPTLPVWLAIPLLVAFTMWILPKVVRWFFVNVGHTRMQRFVFVLAGMAAGATVAVLGGIEGLIGAFLAGLGMNTLVPEKGQLMERLDFVGTALFIPAFLVSIGLNIDPSVLFDAETLLLGLVFTGFVIVGKTAAAAITALIFHLSWNEVGLMSSLSFGQAASTLAIAQVGLNLGMFGQETVNAAVLAIVATALITSFGTLFFIRRVPRHEAPSAPIGQNVLVDIRPQGSDIDALMTFSAGLARPDDGLVVPFAIPSPGHSDAAKVKVGAAAAAAASLGLDSDGIIRVDDSFEDGTLSLIEETGASVVLLAWGGPRIASDFMFGSAIDRVGERCPVPMMAVRIVRPWSRIVAVTGRMDLDWRREDANLVLAALRRLRRAADVPVVVVTRNRPLVEGAVGELDTVQFVVEERERKAITDLLKPDDLVITSAHVIHDLPAVMGWRTMRTLQDLNLAVVAGPHRLSMSRSLSPVSVRATIDATA is encoded by the coding sequence GTGTTTTCCGAAAGGGCGGATGTCGATCGTGCTAATCGGGCCGTCGATGCGGCGAAGGCAGGGCGCGATGCGGAGGAGGTGCCGAACATCCATTCGTCGCGGGCGTTCGACGACGCAGGGGTCCCGCGTGTGCGATCATTCCGGCGAGACGGCGGGACGACGAAAGGATCGATGATGCTTGTTGGGAGCGTGGAAGCAACGCTGCTCGTGCTTCTGCTCATCATCGTGTTCGGCCCGATCGTGGCACAACGGTTCCGCGTCCCCGGAATCATCGGACTCATCGCTGGCGGCGTCATCGCGGGTCCGTTTGTGCTCGGCTGGTTGAGGAACTTCGGCCTCGTCGCCGAGCTGGGTGCCATCGGAATCCTCTATCTCATGTTCCTCGCAGGGTTGGGCTTCAGTATCAGGGGGTTCGTCACGAATCGGAACAACGCGATCGTGTATGGGCTCCTCGGATTCGTGATCCCTTTTTCGCTCAGCATGTGGGTCGTCCTGACATGGTTCGACATCAGCGTGCTCGGTGCCGCCCTCATTGGAGCGATGTGGGCCTCGAACACGCTGGTTGCCTATCCCGATGTGAAGGCCGCTGGTCTCCAGAACAATCGAGCCGTGAGCGCTGCCGTTTCCGCGGGAGTGGTTGCGGACCTGCTGTCACTGACGGTACTCGCCCTCGTGACATCGACGGCGGTCATCGAGGTCGACATCGACGGTGGGCTGGGAATCGAACCGACCGTGGGCGATCCGACCCTTCCGGTATGGCTCGCCATACCCCTCCTCGTCGCCTTCACCATGTGGATCCTCCCGAAGGTTGTGCGGTGGTTCTTCGTGAATGTCGGTCACACCCGGATGCAGCGCTTTGTGTTCGTGCTCGCAGGCATGGCTGCCGGTGCCACCGTTGCGGTCCTTGGAGGTATCGAGGGACTCATCGGCGCGTTCCTTGCCGGTCTCGGCATGAACACTCTGGTCCCGGAGAAGGGTCAGCTGATGGAGCGGCTCGACTTCGTCGGCACGGCGCTTTTCATCCCTGCCTTTCTTGTGTCGATCGGGCTCAACATCGACCCGAGCGTCCTGTTCGATGCAGAAACGCTGTTGCTCGGTCTCGTCTTCACGGGATTCGTGATCGTCGGAAAGACGGCCGCAGCGGCCATCACCGCCCTCATTTTCCATCTGTCATGGAACGAGGTGGGGCTGATGTCCTCACTCAGCTTCGGGCAGGCAGCGTCGACGCTTGCGATCGCCCAGGTCGGTCTGAACCTCGGGATGTTCGGTCAGGAGACTGTGAACGCCGCGGTTCTCGCGATTGTCGCGACTGCCCTGATTACTTCCTTCGGGACCCTGTTCTTCATCAGACGGGTTCCTCGCCACGAGGCGCCGTCCGCCCCGATCGGTCAGAATGTTCTCGTCGATATCCGGCCGCAAGGTTCCGACATCGATGCGCTCATGACATTCTCGGCGGGACTCGCTCGACCCGACGACGGTCTGGTTGTTCCCTTCGCGATCCCGAGTCCCGGACATTCGGATGCAGCGAAGGTGAAGGTTGGCGCTGCCGCAGCAGCAGCGGCCTCACTTGGACTCGACAGCGACGGGATCATCAGAGTGGACGATTCGTTCGAGGATGGAACGCTGAGCCTGATCGAGGAGACAGGGGCATCGGTGGTACTGCTCGCGTGGGGCGGTCCTCGGATCGCTTCCGACTTCATGTTCGGGAGTGCCATCGACCGCGTTGGTGAGCGGTGTCCAGTCCCGATGATGGCTGTTCGGATCGTCCGGCCATGGTCCCGCATCGTCGCTGTCACCGGGAGAATGGATCTCGATTGGAGGCGGGAAGACGCCAATCTCGTGCTCGCGGCGCTACGAAGGCTACGGCGGGCTGCCGATGTCCCCGTCGTCGTCGTGACGAGGAACCGACCACTGGTCGAAGGTGCGGTCGGCGAACTCGACACGGTGCAGTTCGTCGTCGAGGAGCGAGAGCGCAAGGCGATCACCGACCTCCTCAAACCAGACGATCTCGTCATCACATCGGCCCATGTGATCCATGACCTGCCTGCCGTCATGGGGTGGAGGACCATGCGAACGCTTCAGGACCTCAACCTCGCCGTCGTCGCGGGACCCCACCGGCTGTCGATGTCGAGAAGTCTCAGCCCCGTCTCGGTGCGCGCAACGATTGACGCGACGGCCTGA
- a CDS encoding RDD family protein, with the protein MKRDDYHILQDRAAGFVSRMFAYIADLAVIAGIVGVGGGVAALVDSAIESMGFTPNIAMTVIYVWMIPVIVGAYFIMLWSLTGRTIGKWFMGLKVIGSDGTPPSLWRSIVRYFGYVVSAVVFWLGYVWVLVDDERQGWHDHLAGTHVVYDYARRRSGEIYDQYRTRTES; encoded by the coding sequence GTGAAGCGGGACGACTACCACATCCTCCAAGACCGGGCAGCAGGGTTCGTATCGAGGATGTTCGCCTACATCGCCGACCTCGCCGTGATCGCGGGCATCGTCGGCGTCGGGGGTGGCGTTGCCGCCCTCGTCGACTCCGCGATCGAGAGCATGGGCTTCACCCCGAACATCGCGATGACCGTCATCTATGTCTGGATGATTCCCGTCATCGTGGGCGCCTACTTCATCATGCTGTGGTCCCTCACGGGTCGCACCATCGGAAAGTGGTTCATGGGTCTCAAGGTGATCGGAAGCGACGGTACGCCTCCATCGCTCTGGCGTTCGATCGTTCGCTACTTCGGGTATGTGGTGTCGGCCGTGGTGTTCTGGCTCGGCTATGTGTGGGTCCTCGTCGACGACGAACGCCAAGGCTGGCATGACCATCTCGCCGGGACGCATGTCGTGTACGACTATGCGCGTCGGAGAAGCGGCGAAATCTACGATCAGTACCGAACGCGTACCGAGTCATGA